A stretch of the Bacteroidota bacterium genome encodes the following:
- a CDS encoding MjaI family restriction endonuclease, protein MAKKEIEKYAKPFGKKEKVLNYTSNTYQLTRPNKVDAVMALIRECQPKALDEWEKFYFKKAYTKKKDSVKITKETLDELGERLYAKITEVVIPEWTAAFNDLTLQDCKDYIYEVTIVRTYDGFLLEKSVINDGLAKTFPDIEFEESDPELDHAGDIDYLGKVGNKYFGIQIKPVTANANFGNYKITERMSASFQDFENKYGGNVFVVFSTRTGDKKVIKNKEVVDEIRTEIERLRKASL, encoded by the coding sequence ATGGCTAAAAAAGAAATAGAGAAATACGCAAAGCCTTTTGGGAAAAAGGAAAAAGTATTAAACTACACAAGTAATACTTACCAACTAACAAGACCGAACAAAGTTGATGCAGTTATGGCATTAATAAGAGAATGTCAACCAAAAGCACTAGATGAATGGGAAAAGTTCTATTTTAAAAAAGCTTATACCAAGAAAAAAGATAGTGTTAAAATAACAAAAGAAACATTGGACGAACTTGGAGAAAGACTGTATGCAAAAATAACAGAAGTAGTTATTCCTGAATGGACAGCAGCTTTTAATGATTTAACGTTACAAGACTGTAAAGATTATATTTATGAAGTTACAATTGTTCGAACTTATGATGGCTTTTTACTTGAAAAATCAGTAATAAATGATGGACTTGCAAAAACATTTCCAGATATAGAGTTTGAAGAAAGCGACCCTGAATTAGACCACGCTGGTGATATTGATTATCTTGGAAAAGTTGGGAACAAATATTTTGGCATTCAAATAAAGCCAGTTACAGCAAATGCGAATTTTGGCAATTACAAGATTACTGAGAGAATGAGTGCAAGTTTTCAAGATTTTGAGAATAAATATGGCGGAAATGTTTTTGTAGTTTTTTCAACTCGAACTGGTGATAAAAAAGTCATTAAAAACAAAGAAGTTGTTGACGAAATAAGAACCGAAATTGAACGATTAAGGAAAGCCAGCTTGTAA
- a CDS encoding RtcB family protein — MEKVLKTESGLIKMWLGQVEESAMRQAEKIANLPFTFKHVALMPDCHTGYGMPIGGVLATKGVVIPNAVGVDIGCGMCAIKTSLNEIQTNNLKSILDKIRKRIPVGFDWHKEKQDEALLPQCQEFPEFVKSQYQRASYQIGTLGGGNHFIEIQKGDDGHIWIMVHSGSRNLGAKVAEHYNKIAVRMNDLWFSEVQKKWELAFLPIESKEAKSYFEEMNYCVDFAFANRKLMMDRIVEVFFDTFRGKVEFEPMINIAHNYARWENHFNKNVIVHRKGATSARKAEIGIIPGSQGSKSYIVEGLGNSESFESCSHGAGRLMGRKQAQRQLKLENEIEKLNKQGIIHSIKTTKDLDEASGAYKNISEVMNFQKDLVKVKLALKPLAVIKG, encoded by the coding sequence ATGGAAAAAGTGCTGAAAACTGAAAGTGGCCTAATAAAAATGTGGTTAGGCCAAGTAGAGGAAAGTGCAATGAGGCAGGCGGAAAAAATTGCAAATCTGCCATTTACTTTTAAACATGTTGCCCTCATGCCCGACTGTCATACCGGCTACGGAATGCCAATTGGTGGAGTTTTGGCCACCAAAGGCGTTGTTATTCCAAATGCTGTAGGCGTTGACATTGGTTGCGGTATGTGTGCAATAAAAACTTCGTTAAATGAAATTCAGACCAACAATTTAAAATCCATTTTAGATAAAATAAGGAAAAGAATTCCTGTTGGTTTCGATTGGCATAAAGAAAAACAGGATGAAGCCTTATTGCCTCAGTGTCAAGAATTTCCCGAGTTTGTTAAAAGTCAGTATCAAAGAGCGAGTTACCAAATAGGCACTCTTGGTGGCGGAAATCATTTCATTGAAATTCAGAAAGGCGACGATGGACATATTTGGATAATGGTTCATTCAGGTTCAAGAAATTTGGGTGCAAAAGTTGCAGAACATTACAACAAAATTGCTGTAAGAATGAACGATTTGTGGTTTTCGGAAGTGCAAAAAAAATGGGAATTGGCATTTTTACCAATCGAAAGCAAGGAAGCAAAATCATATTTTGAAGAGATGAACTATTGTGTCGATTTTGCTTTTGCCAACCGGAAACTTATGATGGACAGGATTGTAGAAGTATTTTTCGATACTTTTCGTGGAAAAGTAGAATTTGAACCAATGATAAATATTGCTCACAATTATGCACGATGGGAAAACCATTTCAATAAAAATGTGATAGTGCATCGCAAAGGAGCCACAAGTGCCCGAAAAGCTGAGATTGGAATAATTCCAGGTTCACAAGGATCAAAATCCTACATTGTTGAAGGGCTTGGAAATTCCGAAAGTTTTGAAAGCTGCTCGCATGGGGCAGGGCGGCTGATGGGTAGAAAGCAAGCTCAGCGACAGCTAAAGCTCGAAAATGAAATTGAGAAACTCAATAAACAAGGAATTATTCATAGCATAAAAACTACTAAAGACCTTGACGAAGCATCAGGAGCTTATAAAAATATCTCTGAGGTTATGAACTTTCAAAAAGATTTGGTGAAAGTAAAGCTCGCACTAAAACCTTTGGCAGTGATAAAAGGATAA
- a CDS encoding amidohydrolase family protein produces MAIFLKNANFIDWKTLEFKVKSVKVESGIFGKVSFLDTIPENLNQDDEIIDCTGKIVTKSFANAHHHIYSALAIGMPPPKHNPKNFVEILKYIWWNLDKKLDKEIIEVSALSAAIESVKNGVTFVIDHHSSPNCIENSLHTISDAFEKVGLSHLLCYEISDRDGAIATERAFAETENYLKQKQALVGLHASFTIGEETLERAVRLAENFDSGIHIHVAEDKFDQKHCLEKYNKTVVERLKEFGALESSKTILAHCLHISKIEREILRKSETFVVQNSESNLNNKVGFFDGNKIEKSIMIGTDGMHSDVLRSAKSAYFVGKKFENIEFPDVYRRFRNVHKYIAKNNFLGDADNNFVVLNYNSPTEINESNFLSHFIFGIESKHIEHVISSGKLIIKDRKSTLVDEDKIRNFSIEMGKKLWKSL; encoded by the coding sequence ATGGCTATATTTTTAAAAAATGCAAATTTTATCGATTGGAAAACTTTAGAGTTCAAAGTAAAAAGTGTTAAAGTAGAAAGTGGAATTTTTGGAAAAGTATCATTTTTGGATACTATTCCTGAAAACTTAAATCAAGACGATGAAATTATAGATTGCACCGGAAAAATAGTTACAAAATCCTTTGCAAATGCTCATCATCATATTTATTCGGCTTTGGCAATAGGAATGCCGCCTCCAAAACACAATCCAAAGAATTTTGTTGAAATACTGAAATATATTTGGTGGAATCTCGATAAAAAACTTGATAAAGAAATAATTGAAGTAAGCGCCTTATCGGCTGCAATTGAAAGTGTAAAGAATGGAGTAACTTTTGTCATAGATCATCACTCTTCGCCAAATTGTATTGAAAATTCGCTTCATACAATTTCTGATGCTTTCGAGAAAGTTGGCTTGTCGCATTTGTTATGTTATGAAATTTCGGACCGCGATGGTGCAATTGCCACAGAACGAGCTTTTGCAGAAACAGAGAATTATTTAAAACAAAAACAGGCTTTGGTTGGTTTGCACGCTTCGTTCACGATAGGAGAGGAGACCTTGGAACGAGCTGTCCGCTTGGCTGAAAACTTCGATTCGGGAATTCATATCCATGTTGCAGAAGATAAATTTGACCAAAAACACTGCCTCGAAAAATATAATAAAACTGTAGTTGAAAGACTTAAAGAATTTGGGGCATTAGAATCATCGAAAACAATTTTAGCTCATTGCCTTCACATTTCTAAGATTGAGAGGGAAATATTAAGAAAATCCGAAACCTTTGTTGTTCAAAATTCTGAAAGCAATTTAAATAATAAAGTAGGTTTTTTTGATGGAAATAAAATTGAAAAAAGCATTATGATAGGAACCGATGGGATGCACAGCGATGTTTTGCGGAGTGCAAAATCGGCATATTTTGTTGGAAAAAAATTTGAAAACATTGAATTTCCGGATGTTTATCGTAGATTTAGAAATGTCCATAAATATATAGCCAAAAACAATTTCCTTGGCGATGCTGATAACAATTTTGTAGTCTTGAACTATAATTCTCCAACGGAAATTAATGAAAGCAATTTCCTGTCTCATTTTATTTTTGGAATAGAATCGAAACATATTGAGCATGTTATTTCAAGCGGAAAATTAATTATTAAGGATAGAAAATCTACTCTTGTTGATGAAGATAAAATAAGGAATTTCTCTATAGAAATGGGAAAAAAACTATGGAAAAGCTTATAA
- a CDS encoding PAS domain-containing protein, with protein sequence MKTKPTKNTLNQLELSDLIPLETLQKLQDGFADSYNIPSSIIRQDGSPITNPSRFTEFCKFVRTSKKGLANCEKFDTDLMKVLSEKRKPYIRKGCTLKNIITGHAPIIIEGKHVASLSIGQFVEDDFDFEEIKNYAKEIEVDEKKLIEAAKTLISNENRDFQSALQFINTLAQTIGNLAEGKLELKRILTKNKSTEKKLKENNEHFQEVVSNITSIVWRADIDTDGSFINTYISPVADEILELSLGTINNSWEKYISYVKAQYLEPIDKAFKDGIITPGAVISLEYEVVKESGQTAWFYSTGRCFNRDGSLHIFGSTIDITEKKKSERALSESERKREIWIENSPVCTKIVDPDFNLLYMSSSGIRELKIDNIQEFYDKPYPFNFYPDSFKIPMLENMKEVKETGTTITQEASVLDVEGNELWYQSSIVPVSDENGKLDYLLIVSLETTERKEAEEILQESEEKYREVVERAHDGIFIIQDDIVKFSNAKLAELYGGDLDDIIGTSFRNFVHP encoded by the coding sequence ATGAAAACTAAACCTACGAAAAATACATTAAATCAACTGGAATTATCAGATTTAATTCCTCTGGAAACCTTGCAAAAGCTACAAGATGGATTTGCTGATAGTTATAATATTCCTAGCTCGATAATCAGGCAGGACGGATCTCCTATAACCAATCCATCTCGCTTTACAGAATTTTGCAAGTTTGTTCGTACATCGAAAAAGGGGCTCGCCAATTGCGAAAAATTCGATACAGATTTGATGAAAGTACTTTCAGAAAAACGGAAACCTTATATTCGTAAAGGATGCACACTGAAAAATATAATTACAGGTCATGCTCCAATAATAATAGAAGGTAAACATGTTGCCAGTTTGAGTATAGGGCAATTTGTAGAAGACGATTTTGATTTTGAGGAGATAAAAAATTATGCAAAAGAAATTGAGGTTGATGAAAAAAAACTTATAGAAGCTGCCAAAACTCTAATCTCAAATGAAAATAGAGACTTTCAATCTGCTCTACAATTCATTAATACTCTTGCACAAACTATAGGCAATCTGGCAGAAGGGAAATTAGAGCTAAAGAGAATACTTACTAAGAATAAATCTACAGAAAAGAAACTTAAAGAAAACAATGAACATTTTCAGGAGGTAGTTTCAAATATAACATCAATAGTTTGGCGGGCAGATATTGACACAGATGGTTCTTTCATAAATACCTATATTTCTCCGGTTGCTGATGAAATATTAGAGCTTTCGTTAGGCACAATTAACAATTCATGGGAAAAGTATATTAGTTATGTCAAAGCTCAATATCTGGAACCAATAGATAAAGCCTTCAAAGATGGTATCATAACTCCCGGAGCAGTAATTTCTTTAGAATATGAAGTAGTTAAAGAAAGCGGTCAAACTGCCTGGTTTTATTCTACCGGACGGTGTTTTAATAGAGATGGAAGCTTACATATTTTTGGTTCAACCATCGATATTACTGAAAAAAAGAAATCTGAACGAGCATTATCGGAAAGCGAAAGGAAACGAGAAATATGGATAGAAAATTCACCGGTTTGCACTAAAATAGTTGATCCGGATTTCAATCTTCTTTACATGAGTTCTTCCGGCATCAGAGAGTTGAAAATTGATAATATTCAAGAATTCTACGATAAGCCCTATCCCTTCAATTTTTATCCCGATTCCTTTAAAATTCCCATGTTAGAAAACATGAAAGAAGTAAAAGAAACCGGAACAACTATTACGCAGGAAGCCTCGGTATTGGATGTTGAAGGAAATGAATTATGGTATCAATCAAGCATTGTTCCGGTTAGTGATGAAAATGGTAAACTTGATTATTTATTGATAGTTTCATTGGAAACAACTGAACGAAAAGAAGCAGAAGAAATTCTACAGGAAAGTGAAGAGAAATATCGTGAAGTAGTAGAACGAGCTCATGACGGTATTTTTATAATTCAGGATGATATTGTTAAATTTTCAAATGCTAAACTGGCAGAACTATATGGAGGAGATTTAGATGATATTATTGGTACATCATTTAGAAATTTTGTTCATCC
- a CDS encoding PKD domain-containing protein: MKKQLLKIACLVVGILISTASFSQPNWYQPITSTNHTILLQSTIPMTIDGVQIESGDYIGVFYDSLGVLACGGFVEWAGTSSTIAAWGTDIGNDGFVNNEIFNFKIWDASTNLDLDATATFISTGFPNGNSFAVNGMSGLASLSATSPVVNPVAPEWDYSVTGTNHTILVPNTIPLTIDGLAIESGDFIGVFFDSLGTLKCGGYSEWNGQTNSVSAWGADIGLDGFAAGEEFVWKIWDASSNTELLASATYSVAFPNSGNFTVNGISGLESLVAATLPAPNWTYQITGSNHTILIQNTIPLTINGVQIESGDYLGVFYQANGALTCGGYAAWEGQTTNITAWGADVGNDGFAPSEEFIWKVFDASENMEFMAEAQYNLTGMFPNGGNFVVNGLSGLASLTAPFSIATDPGWTYSITATNHTILIPQTIITSIDGMAIDSGDYIGVFFDSLGILACAGYAEWTGQTAISAWGADIGNDGFATGETFKWVIWDATTGNEYLMQNISYDSNFANDSTFFVNGLSSLQALSAITKAVTAITSPVSGCDLSASELLTVEITNYNFQDATGFSVSYQIDANNTISETVYAVVPSGGSINYTFQQTADLSIIGSYAISAFTGFGSVITETVEHYPLPVVSFTGLALSYCENHSPVTLIGLPAGGTFNGVGIASNIFSPSVAGQGPHEIKYTYADANGCTNFETQIVIVNPLPIVDFSVDNMACLGEATILAISSIFPGQNASYSWDFGDGTFAVGESTTHIYALPGTYDVTLTATDIFGCTNSMTNQAIVNNLPMAYFMGNDVCIGDTTVFNDFSFSTNSNIVSWFWDFGDGNNSTLQNPLHVYLQDGTYSVTLTVTNSFGCLDIVTSSVIVFAEPFADFYGDTICFGNETHFTDLSFGASTGGTVSLTTWFWDFGDGTTSNLSNPVHTFSNAGIHAVSLTTTNSNGCSSSIVQDVLVFDLPTANFSAPAVCLDSANVYTDLSTPANGTIINWLWDFGNGNISNVQNPFYIYQNSGLFNVTLTVSDYHCINSITQSVEVYASPVADFTFTEVCVGEATVFTDLSDGSGSPLISWSWTFGVSNTSTLQNPSYEFSDAGTIPVFLLVVNQNNCSDYITQSVTVNELPDVSFTASTACLGDPTIVTTTAGTGSTNITDWLWDFDDGNISNLNNPQHTYANSGTYIISLTVTNSVGCSFSTMNIAEVLTLPQVDIGDNATIGNNQTLIIDAGAGFTSYLWNNGETGQSIDVGTTGTYSVAVTDLNGCMNVSNDKYIFVAPWVLPNTGINHTILIQNTIPLMIDTNNIDIGDLIGVFYDSLGTLACGGFLEWTGITTAVTAWGVDAGNDGFATGEEFNWKIYDVSEEAEYDAAALYNTTNFPNTGSFAVNGLSGITELIAHTSQIQDINLVVGWRIFSTYIEPFDPIISNVFVNIATDVEIVKNGLGMMYWPAYGINLIGNMAIGEGYQIKMNAAHVLSIEGMAAVPELTPVPIPAGWSIMGYLRQTQTLISDVLSSMVSDISIVKDGLGMMYWPAYGINLIGDMKPGEGYQIQLYNAVTFYFPANSANLNKAGYTDLTLPVKFTEVENTGSNMSLCIPISAWSSKTPVIGDEIGIFSEHGKLVGSSVFSGDNLAISIWGNDEYSNQIDGMIENEKFILKYWNGIDETNIQIVSWLEGNEYFEVNKISVVEKLAGSEFGIAEFQLLQNNPNPFSTTTNISFSVMEISDVEISVFNILGEKLDVLSFTNLNAGNHSFDFDASKLPAGTYFYKMEAGDFVKTKTMNIVK, from the coding sequence ATGAAAAAACAACTATTAAAAATTGCATGTCTTGTGGTGGGTATTTTAATCTCTACTGCAAGTTTTTCGCAACCTAATTGGTATCAGCCGATTACTAGTACGAACCACACCATTTTGTTGCAGTCCACGATTCCTATGACAATTGATGGTGTTCAGATTGAAAGTGGTGACTATATTGGAGTTTTTTACGATTCACTTGGAGTATTAGCCTGTGGTGGTTTTGTTGAATGGGCTGGAACTTCTTCTACTATTGCTGCCTGGGGTACAGATATAGGAAACGATGGATTTGTAAATAATGAAATATTTAATTTCAAAATTTGGGATGCTTCCACAAATTTAGATCTTGATGCTACAGCGACTTTTATAAGCACTGGTTTTCCAAATGGAAATAGTTTTGCTGTAAATGGAATGAGTGGATTAGCATCATTATCAGCTACTTCGCCAGTTGTTAATCCTGTAGCACCAGAATGGGACTATTCGGTTACTGGAACGAATCACACCATTTTAGTACCCAATACTATACCTTTGACAATTGATGGTCTGGCAATTGAGTCAGGCGATTTTATTGGGGTATTTTTCGATTCGCTCGGAACTTTAAAATGCGGTGGTTACTCTGAATGGAACGGTCAAACAAATAGTGTTTCTGCATGGGGAGCTGACATAGGACTTGATGGATTTGCTGCTGGTGAAGAATTTGTCTGGAAAATTTGGGATGCTTCATCAAATACAGAATTATTAGCTTCTGCAACTTATTCAGTAGCATTTCCTAATAGTGGAAATTTTACTGTTAACGGAATAAGTGGATTAGAATCCTTAGTTGCTGCCACTTTGCCAGCTCCAAATTGGACATACCAGATAACAGGCTCGAACCATACTATTTTAATCCAAAATACAATACCACTTACTATAAATGGTGTTCAGATTGAATCTGGCGATTATCTTGGGGTTTTCTATCAGGCTAATGGAGCATTAACATGTGGGGGATATGCTGCCTGGGAAGGACAGACAACAAACATCACAGCCTGGGGTGCAGATGTTGGAAACGATGGTTTTGCACCTAGCGAAGAATTTATTTGGAAAGTATTTGATGCCTCCGAAAATATGGAATTTATGGCAGAAGCTCAATATAATCTTACTGGAATGTTCCCTAATGGAGGCAATTTTGTAGTGAATGGTCTAAGCGGATTGGCTTCCTTGACTGCACCATTTTCTATTGCCACCGATCCTGGCTGGACATATTCTATTACAGCGACCAACCATACCATTTTAATCCCTCAAACTATTATTACTTCCATTGATGGAATGGCAATCGACTCTGGAGACTATATTGGTGTTTTCTTTGATTCTTTAGGTATACTGGCATGTGCAGGCTATGCAGAATGGACAGGACAAACTGCAATATCTGCCTGGGGAGCCGATATTGGAAATGATGGCTTTGCCACAGGCGAAACTTTCAAATGGGTAATTTGGGATGCTACTACCGGAAACGAGTATTTGATGCAAAATATTTCTTACGACTCCAATTTTGCCAACGATAGCACTTTCTTTGTTAATGGCCTCAGTTCCCTGCAAGCACTCTCTGCTATAACTAAAGCAGTTACTGCAATTACTTCACCAGTTTCCGGTTGCGATTTAAGTGCCAGCGAATTGCTTACTGTTGAAATTACAAATTACAATTTTCAGGATGCCACCGGCTTTTCAGTTTCTTACCAAATTGATGCAAATAATACTATATCTGAAACTGTATATGCTGTAGTTCCTTCAGGAGGAAGTATTAATTATACATTCCAGCAAACAGCAGACTTATCAATTATTGGAAGCTACGCTATTTCAGCATTCACAGGTTTCGGATCAGTTATTACAGAAACTGTTGAACATTATCCACTGCCGGTTGTCAGTTTCACTGGTTTAGCATTAAGTTATTGCGAAAACCATTCTCCAGTAACACTTATTGGATTGCCAGCAGGTGGAACATTTAATGGTGTCGGAATTGCTTCTAATATTTTCAGCCCAAGTGTAGCTGGCCAAGGTCCTCATGAGATTAAATATACATACGCAGATGCGAATGGATGCACAAATTTTGAAACCCAAATAGTAATAGTGAATCCGCTTCCAATTGTTGATTTTAGTGTAGATAATATGGCTTGTCTTGGTGAAGCAACGATTCTTGCTATTTCATCTATTTTTCCAGGTCAGAATGCCTCCTATTCTTGGGATTTTGGTGATGGTACTTTTGCAGTTGGAGAAAGTACCACACACATTTACGCATTGCCGGGTACATATGATGTAACACTAACTGCTACAGATATTTTTGGTTGTACAAATTCAATGACAAATCAAGCTATTGTTAACAATTTGCCAATGGCATATTTTATGGGAAATGATGTTTGCATAGGAGATACCACAGTTTTTAACGATTTTTCATTTTCGACAAACTCCAACATAGTGTCTTGGTTTTGGGATTTTGGTGATGGAAATAACTCAACTCTTCAAAATCCACTTCATGTATATCTGCAAGATGGAACTTATTCTGTAACTTTAACTGTAACAAATTCTTTTGGCTGTTTAGATATTGTTACAAGTAGTGTTATAGTTTTTGCTGAACCTTTTGCAGATTTTTATGGAGATACAATTTGTTTTGGAAATGAAACACATTTTACCGATCTGTCATTCGGTGCTAGTACTGGTGGCACAGTAAGTTTAACAACTTGGTTTTGGGATTTTGGCGATGGTACAACTTCCAACTTGTCTAATCCGGTTCATACATTTTCAAATGCAGGAATCCATGCAGTAAGCTTGACTACAACCAATTCAAACGGTTGTAGCTCTTCAATCGTACAAGATGTTTTAGTATTTGATTTGCCAACTGCCAATTTCTCAGCACCTGCAGTGTGTCTCGATAGTGCCAATGTATATACAGATCTATCAACTCCGGCAAATGGAACAATTATTAACTGGCTTTGGGATTTTGGAAATGGAAATATAAGCAATGTGCAAAATCCGTTTTATATATACCAAAACTCTGGTTTGTTTAATGTTACTCTTACAGTATCAGATTATCATTGTATAAATTCAATAACACAATCTGTTGAAGTATATGCCTCACCTGTTGCCGATTTTACTTTCACTGAAGTTTGTGTTGGAGAAGCCACTGTATTTACCGACTTATCTGATGGTTCAGGCTCACCTTTAATTTCTTGGAGTTGGACTTTCGGAGTTAGCAATACATCTACCTTGCAAAATCCTTCATACGAATTCTCCGATGCAGGAACTATTCCTGTTTTTTTATTAGTTGTTAACCAAAACAATTGTAGTGATTATATTACTCAATCTGTTACTGTAAATGAACTTCCTGATGTTTCTTTTACAGCGTCAACTGCATGCCTTGGAGATCCAACTATTGTTACCACAACGGCTGGTACTGGCAGTACCAACATTACGGACTGGCTGTGGGATTTTGATGATGGAAATATTTCAAATTTAAATAATCCACAGCATACTTATGCAAATTCTGGTACTTATATTATTTCATTAACTGTTACAAATTCAGTAGGTTGTTCATTTTCAACAATGAATATTGCAGAAGTATTAACACTTCCACAAGTTGATATTGGCGATAATGCAACTATTGGTAACAATCAGACATTAATTATTGATGCTGGTGCAGGTTTTACGAGCTATTTGTGGAATAATGGTGAAACAGGGCAATCAATAGATGTTGGCACTACAGGAACTTATTCAGTTGCTGTAACTGATTTAAATGGTTGTATGAATGTTTCAAATGATAAATATATTTTTGTTGCTCCTTGGGTGTTGCCCAACACGGGAATCAATCATACTATTTTAATTCAAAATACTATTCCATTAATGATTGATACCAACAATATTGACATTGGTGATTTAATTGGAGTTTTCTACGATTCGCTTGGAACATTAGCATGCGGAGGATTTTTAGAATGGACAGGAATTACAACTGCAGTTACTGCATGGGGAGTAGATGCAGGCAACGATGGTTTTGCTACAGGTGAAGAATTTAATTGGAAAATTTACGATGTTTCTGAAGAAGCAGAATATGATGCTGCTGCACTATACAATACTACTAATTTTCCTAATACGGGCTCATTTGCTGTGAATGGATTGAGTGGTATCACAGAGCTTATTGCACATACTTCGCAAATTCAAGATATAAATTTAGTAGTAGGATGGAGAATCTTCTCAACTTACATTGAACCTTTTGATCCAATTATCAGTAATGTTTTTGTCAATATTGCTACCGATGTAGAAATTGTTAAAAACGGTTTAGGAATGATGTATTGGCCTGCTTATGGCATCAATTTAATTGGAAATATGGCTATTGGTGAAGGATATCAAATTAAAATGAATGCAGCTCACGTTTTAAGTATTGAAGGAATGGCCGCAGTACCAGAACTTACACCGGTACCTATTCCTGCAGGCTGGAGTATTATGGGATATCTTCGTCAAACTCAAACCCTAATTTCCGATGTATTGAGTTCAATGGTATCAGATATCAGCATCGTTAAAGATGGTTTAGGAATGATGTATTGGCCTGCTTATGGTATAAATCTTATTGGAGATATGAAACCTGGCGAAGGTTATCAGATTCAATTATACAATGCTGTAACCTTCTATTTTCCAGCAAATAGTGCAAATTTAAATAAAGCAGGATATACCGATTTGACGCTTCCTGTCAAATTTACTGAAGTTGAAAATACCGGTTCAAACATGTCATTATGTATTCCAATTTCTGCCTGGAGTAGTAAGACTCCTGTTATCGGGGATGAAATTGGTATTTTTAGCGAACACGGAAAACTTGTTGGTTCATCCGTATTTAGTGGAGATAATTTAGCAATATCAATATGGGGAAATGATGAATACTCCAACCAAATTGATGGAATGATTGAAAATGAAAAATTTATTCTAAAATATTGGAACGGAATTGATGAAACTAATATTCAGATAGTAAGTTGGCTTGAAGGAAATGAATATTTTGAAGTTAATAAAATTTCTGTTGTTGAAAAACTGGCAGGTTCGGAATTTGGAATAGCAGAATTCCAACTGTTACAAAACAATCCTAACCCATTTTCTACAACTACAAATATTAGTTTCTCTGTTATGGAAATTTCCGATGTTGAGATTTCAGTATTTAATATTTTAGGAGAAAAATTGGATGTTTTAAGTTTTACAAATTTAAATGCGGGAAATCATTCATTTGATTTTGATGCAAGCAAATTACCGGCAGGCACCTATTTTTATAAAATGGAAGCTGGCGACTTTGTTAAAACAAAGACTATGAATATTGTTAAGTAA
- a CDS encoding TraR/DksA family transcriptional regulator: METKEIEERIIKEISKTEKLIVEYKELTKPIAPDVAIGRISRMDAINNKSVTEASLRQAQEKLKNLKRVFSQFGRKEFGLCLKCKNEIPLGRILFRPESLLCVKCAR, encoded by the coding sequence ATGGAAACAAAAGAAATAGAAGAAAGAATTATAAAAGAAATTTCAAAGACTGAGAAATTAATTGTAGAATACAAGGAATTGACAAAGCCCATTGCACCTGATGTTGCAATTGGACGAATCTCGCGCATGGACGCAATAAATAATAAAAGTGTTACTGAAGCATCTTTGCGGCAGGCTCAGGAAAAGTTGAAAAATCTAAAACGTGTTTTTTCACAATTTGGAAGAAAAGAATTTGGACTTTGTTTGAAATGCAAAAATGAAATTCCTCTCGGAAGAATTTTATTTCGTCCTGAAAGTTTATTATGTGTGAAATGTGCAAGATAA